A stretch of Ipomoea triloba cultivar NCNSP0323 chromosome 11, ASM357664v1 DNA encodes these proteins:
- the LOC115996571 gene encoding regulator of nonsense transcripts UPF2 isoform X2, with product MENAEDEGRVGGGHQEKHEDEETVARLEEFKKSIEAKMILRQSNFNPERPDSGFLRTLDSSIKRNTAVIKKLKQINEEQREGLMDELRSVNLSKFVSEAVTAICDAKLRTVDIQATVQICSLLHQRYKDFSPSLVQGLMKVFFPGKSTDDLDSDRNSRAMKKRSTLKLLLELYFVGVVDDCSIFVNIIKDLTSTEHLKDRDATQTNLSLLASFARQGRYLLGLPLTDQDILEEFFKGLSVTTELKKFFRKAFQTYYDAAVELLQSEHASLRQMEHENAKILAAKGELSEENASSYEKLRKAYDQLYRGISALAEALDMQPPVMPEDGHTTRVTSVEDISSGGVKDSSVLEALWDDEDTRAFYECLPDLRAFVPAVLLGETEPKLSEQTPKAQEQPTELALDSDQGQSQTAAKDIAEGSADSSVTVEDKIDKVKDKDEKDKEKTKEGDKDKVKEKESERKVDSEKDKVKGLEGTNLDGLLQRLPNCVSRDLIDQLTVEFCYVNSKSNRKKLVRALFNVPRTSLELLPYYSRMVATLSTCMKDVSSMLLQLLEEEFNNLINKKDQMNIESKIRNIRFIGELCKFKIAPAGLVFSCLKACLDDFTHHNIDVACNLLETCGRFLYRSPETTIRMANMLEILMRLKNVKNLDPRHITLVENAYYLCKPPERSARVSKVRPPLHQYIRKLLFSDLDKSSIEHVLRQLRKLPWSECEDYILKCFMKVHKGKYSQIHLIASLTASLSRYHEEFSIGVVDEVLEEIRVGLELNDFGMQQRRIAHMRFVGELYNYEMVDSSVIFDTLYLILVFGHGTTEQDTLDPPEDCFRIRMVITLLETCGHYFDRGSSKRKLDRFLIHFQRYILGKGVLPLDIEFDLQDLFAELRPNMTRYASIEEANAALLELDEHERTVSTEKANSEKHSDRDRSSSRATSDIPANGQSLTNGTEENGELHEEMMGDSESDSGSHTTEHPGRDDDDEFDEENRDDGSETEDEYDDGDGPASDEDDEVHVRSKVAEVDPLEEADFERELRALMQESLDSRKLELRTRPTINMAIPMNVFEGAAKDHHRGVEGESGDETLDEEAGGSKEVRVKVLVKRGNKQQTKQMLIPRDCSLIQSTKQKEAAELEEKQDIKRLVLEYNDREEEELNGLGNQAQSWMQSSSGSRASNRGGNSSWDHSRSGGRHRYLHHSGGGLYYGRRR from the exons ATGGAAAATGCAGAGGATGAAGGCCGTGTTGGAGGTGGACACCAAGAGAAACATGAAGATGAG GAAACTGTTGCCCGCCTTGAGGAATTCAAGAAATCTATTGAGGCAAAAATGATTCTCCGCCAGAGCAATTTTAACCCAGAGAGGCCAG ACTCAGGATTCCTCAGGACACTGGATTCCAGCATTAAGCGTAACACAGCAGTCATTAAAAAACTTAAGCAAATTAATGAAGAGCAGCGAGAAGGGTTGATGGATGAGCTGCGGAGTGTCAACTTAAGTAAATTTGTCAGTGAAGCAGTGACTGCTATTTGTGATGCTAAGCTTCGAACAGTAGACATTCAAGCTACTGTTCAG ATCTGTTCTTTGCTTCATCAACGATACAAGGACTTTTCACCAAGCCTAGTTCAAGGCCTCATGAAAGTGTTCTTTCCTGGAAAATCTACTGATGACTTAGATTCAGACAGGAATTCAAGGGCCATGAAGAAGCGTAGCACATTAAAACTTCTTTTGGAACTTTATTTTGTTGGAGTTGTAGATGATTGTAGCATCTTTGTAAACATTATTAAGGATCTCACTAGCACAGAACACTTGAAGGATCGAGATGCAACCCAGACAAATTTGTCCCTCCTTGCAAGTTTTGCTCGACAAGGGAGATATCTGCTTGGTCTTCCACTGACTGACCAAGATATTCTTGAAGAG TTTTTCAAAGGCCTTAGTGTCACAACAGAGCTGAAAAAGTTCTTTAGGAAGGCATTTCAAACATATTATGATGCAGCTGTTGAACTTCTTCAGTCAGAGCATGCT TCACTTCGCCAAATGGAGCATGAAAATGCAAAGATTTTGGCTGCTAAAGGTGAACTGAGTGAGGAAAATGCCTCTTCATATGAAAAGCTGCGGAAAGCTTATGACCAGCTGTACCGTGGTATCTCTGC TTTAGCAGAAGCACTTGACATGCAACCTCCTGTGATGCCTGAGGATGGTCACACAACCAGGGTAACATCAGTGGAAGACATATCTTCTGGTGGTGTTAAAGATTCTTCTGTCTTAGAAGCCCTGTGGGATGATGAGGATACAAGGGCTTTCTACGAGTGTCTGCCAGATCTCAG GGCATTTGTCCCTGCTGTTTTATTGGGAGAAACAGAACCCAAGTTGAGCGAGCAGACTCCAAAGGCTCAAGAACAACCCACT GAATTGGCATTGGATTCAGATCAAGGTCAGAGTCAGACAGCTGCAAAAGACATTGCAGAGGGTTCTGCAGATTCTAGTGTGACAGTGGAGGATAAGATTGACAAAGTcaaggataaagatgaaaaagataaagaaaagaCCAAAGAAGGAGACAAAGATAAAGTGAAAGAAAAGGAATCAGAAAGAAAAGTAGACAGTGAAAAGGATAAAGTTAAAGGTCTTGAAGGAACCAATTTGGATGGTTTACTGCAGCGGCTCCCGAATTGCGTTAGCCGTGACTTGATAGACCAGTTGACT GTGGAATTTTGCTACGTGAATTCTAAATCTAACAGGAAGAAGCTTGTAAGGGCTCTGTTCAATGTTCCTAGGACTTCTCTGGAATTGTTGCCATACTATTCACGTATGGTTGCAACACTCTCTACTTGCATGAAGGATGTGTCTTCCATGCTTTTACAGTTGTTAGAGGAAGAGTTCAACAATTTGATAAATAAGAAG GATCAAATGAACATTGAAAGCAAAATAAGGAATATTCGTTTTATTGGAGAACTCTGCAAGTTTAAAATTGCACCAGCTGGTCTGGTTTTCAGTTGTCTAAAG GCTTGTTTAGATGATTTCACTCATCACAATATTGACGTTGCTTGCAATCTTCTTGAAACATGTGGTCGTTTTCTCTACCGCTCTCCTGAGACCACGATTCGCATGGCTAACATGTTAGAGATATTGATGCGGTTGAAGAATGTCAAAAATTTGGATCCCCGCCATATCACTTTAGTGGAGAATGCATATTACTTGTGCAAGCCACCTGAAAGGTCTGCACGAGTTTCTAAAGTCCGTCCTCCTTTGCATCAG TATATAAGAAAACTCCTTTTCTCGGATCTTGACAAATCTTCTATAGAGCATGTACTAAGACAACTTCGGAAACTTCCTTGGAGTGAATGTGAGGATTACATTTTGAAGTGCTTTATGAAGGTGCACAAGGGGAAGTACAGTCAGATTCACTTGATTGCATCACTTACTGCTAGTTTGAGCCGGTATCATGAGGAATTTTCTATTGGTGTTGTTGATGAG GTTTTAGAGGAGATAAGGGTGGGATTAGAGTTGAATGACTTTGGGATGCAGCAGAGGCGCATTGCTCACATGCGGTTTGTAGGAGAACTGTATAACTATGAAATGGTGGACTCATCAGTCATTTTTGATACACTCTATCTGATTCTTGTTTTCGGCCATGGAACAACAGAG CAAGACACACTGGATCCACCAGAGGATTGTTTCCGTATCAGGATGGTCATTACACTTCTTGAAACTTGTGGACATTACTTTGATAGAGGATCATCGAAGAGGAAACTTGATCGGTTCTTAATTCATTTCCAGAGATACATATTGGGCAAAGGCGTGTTGCCCCTGGATATTGAGTTTGACTTGCAg GACTTGTTTGCTGAATTACGCCCGAACATGACTCGATATGCCTCGATTGAAGAAGCCAATGCAGCACTTCTGGAACTTGATGAACATGAGCGGACAGTTTCAACTGAAAAGGCCAATAGCGAGAAGCATTCAGACAGAGACAGGTCTTCTAGCAGGGCGACCTCTGACATACCTGCTAACGGGCAAAGCCTTACAAATGGTACTGAAGAAAATGGTGAGCTGCACGAAGAAATGATGGGTGACTCTGAAAGTGATTCTGGGAGTCACACTACTGAGCATCCAGGacgtgatgatgatgatgaattcgATGAAGAGAATCGTGATGATGGGTCTGAGACTGAGGATGAATATGATGATGGTGATGGACCTGCTTCTGATGAAGATGACGAAGTACATGTCAGGTCAAAAGTTGCTGAAGTTGATCCTCTGGAGGAGGCTGACTTTGAGCGGGAACTGCGGGCTTTAATGCAG GAAAGCTTGGATTCACGAAAATTGGAGCTGCGTACGAGGCCAACAATAAACATGGCGATACCAATGAATGTGTTTGAGGGGGCAGCAAAGGATCATCATCGTGGAGTTGAAGGAGAAAGCGGGGATGAGACATTGGACGAAGAAGCAGGAGGAAGCAAGGAGGTTCGAGTTAAGGTTCTCGTGAAGCGGGGCAAcaagcaacaaacaaagcagATGCTCATCCCTCGTGACTGCTCGCTCATACAGAGCACGAAGCAGAAAGAAGCAGCGGAGCTGGAGGAAAAACAAGATATCAAGCGGTTAGTGTTGGAGTATAACGACAGAGAAGAAGAGGAGCTTAATGGCCTGGGAAACCAAGCTCAGAGCTGGATGCAAAGCAGCAGCGGTAGCAGAGCTTCAAATCGGGGCGGCAACTCCTCGTGGGATCACAGCCGGAGTGGTGGTCGTCACCGCTACCTTCACCACTCCGGTGGCGGGCTATATTATGGCCGAAGAAGATGA